GACTGTTCTGCATACCACCTGCCCATCTGCACCCGAGAGTATAACCCTGTGTGTGGTACTGATGGGTTTACTTACCCTAACGAATGCTCACTGTGTCTGGAAAATATGTAAGTCGCAATTAGTTTGTGGTTTGTTTTATCCTTTATCTACAATTCAGATGTTCATAATGTTCCATGCAATGTCTCTTGACTCAATGCCATGTAGTTTGAATTCACAGACTGAAAAACATGTTGTTGTTTCACTATCTTGTCATAGGGAGTTAAAGGTCAACACACTGATCTCCAGAAAGGGTGAATGCTGAGACCCAAATACGCCCATTTTTTTGGGGAATGTGAAAAGGCTTTGGTTGAATTGcatcttttatttttaaccaaattaaGTTTTAACCCTAAGTTGAAGCGTTTGATCCCTTTTATTGTATATCCATTCAATTTTAATCGAACAAATGCATGAATAAAGCCTTATAAGTACTTGCTTTTCagtttccttttttattataatagaTGTCATTTAAAGGTACACTATGTAAAAACTAAAaggaaaatgtatgtatgtatgtatgtatatatacacacacagcacTGCACAAAAGTTTTAGGCTCTTAAGatgttttactaaa
This region of Xyrauchen texanus isolate HMW12.3.18 chromosome 23, RBS_HiC_50CHRs, whole genome shotgun sequence genomic DNA includes:
- the LOC127617222 gene encoding trypsin inhibitor ClTI-1-like yields the protein MLARICLVFCLAALATAAVIPDGSKVPDCSAYHLPICTREYNPVCGTDGFTYPNECSLCLENMELKVNTLISRKGEC